Proteins encoded within one genomic window of Microbacterium soli:
- the rarD gene encoding EamA family transporter RarD, with protein sequence MSTRSAGALYTIGAYLLWGVFPLYFIVLAPTGPFEVVAWRLLLTLVFCILLLAVTRGWGRLRAIRRQPRLLALSALAGALIYINWQVFVIAAMSEQVVETSLGYFINPIFTVLLGVLVLHERIRLAQWIAIGIAAVAVAVIIVAYGSFPWIALSLTVSFGLYGLVKKKLGVAVDAVSGLTLESFWLIPIAAVILLVVGQGDGITMGTVSPLHTVLLSCAGIATAVPLLLFAAGTRRVDLSLVGMIQFITPILQFLLGWAVLGEPMPAERWIGFVLVWVAMAVFITDLVVQKSRGRRAEPARLV encoded by the coding sequence GTGAGCACGAGATCCGCAGGCGCCCTGTACACGATCGGCGCCTACCTGCTGTGGGGCGTGTTCCCGCTGTACTTCATCGTGCTCGCCCCCACCGGGCCGTTCGAGGTGGTCGCCTGGCGGCTGCTGCTGACGCTCGTGTTCTGCATCCTGCTGCTGGCCGTCACGCGCGGGTGGGGGAGGCTGCGCGCCATCCGGCGGCAGCCGAGGCTGCTGGCGCTCAGTGCGCTCGCCGGCGCCCTCATCTACATCAACTGGCAGGTCTTCGTGATCGCCGCCATGAGCGAACAGGTCGTCGAGACCAGCCTGGGCTACTTCATCAACCCGATCTTCACGGTGCTGCTGGGCGTGCTCGTGCTGCACGAGCGCATCCGCCTCGCCCAGTGGATCGCGATCGGCATCGCCGCCGTCGCCGTCGCCGTGATCATCGTCGCCTACGGCTCCTTCCCGTGGATCGCGCTGTCGCTCACGGTCTCGTTCGGCCTGTACGGTCTGGTCAAGAAGAAGCTGGGGGTCGCGGTGGACGCCGTCAGCGGCCTGACCCTGGAGTCCTTCTGGCTCATCCCGATCGCCGCCGTCATCCTCCTCGTCGTCGGTCAGGGCGACGGGATCACGATGGGCACGGTCAGTCCGCTGCACACCGTGCTGCTGTCGTGCGCGGGCATCGCGACGGCGGTGCCGCTGCTGCTGTTCGCCGCGGGCACGAGGCGTGTGGACCTGTCGCTGGTCGGCATGATCCAGTTCATCACGCCGATCCTGCAGTTCCTGCTGGGCTGGGCGGTGCTGGGCGAGCCGATGCCCGCCGAGCGCTGGATCGGGTTCGTCCTCGTGTGGGTCGCGATGGCGGTGTTCATCACCGACCTCGTCGTGCAGAAGAGCCGTGGCCGGCGCGCGGAGCCCGCGCGGCTGGTGTGA
- the groES gene encoding co-chaperone GroES, translated as MSVSIKPLEDRIVIQQVEAEQTTASGLVIPDTAKEKPQEGEVVAVGPGRIDDNGNRVPLDVAVGDRVLYSKYGGTEVKFGADEYLVLSARDVLAVVVR; from the coding sequence GTGTCGGTTTCCATCAAGCCGCTCGAGGACCGCATCGTCATCCAGCAGGTCGAGGCAGAGCAGACCACCGCCAGCGGTCTGGTCATCCCCGACACCGCCAAGGAGAAGCCCCAGGAGGGCGAGGTCGTGGCAGTGGGCCCCGGCCGCATCGACGACAACGGCAACCGCGTTCCGCTCGACGTCGCCGTGGGCGACCGCGTGCTCTACAGCAAGTACGGCGGAACCGAGGTGAAGTTCGGCGCTGACGAGTATCTCGTGCTCTCGGCCCGCGACGTCCTCGCGGTCGTCGTCCGCTGA
- a CDS encoding class I SAM-dependent methyltransferase, with amino-acid sequence MEISELTALLTHEGLDLLDELGSIGSSAEATRAVSRLRAAGHSPDLVSAVVGQAHLRARAQAKFGEFAARMLFTRAGLEQATRLNVASLHAARMRQAGITEVADLGCGIGGDSLAFAGAGLKVTAMDADEVTAGIAAYNLAPFGEDVDVRRGFAEDAVDAGPATHPGTRAVWLDPARRTAGHSETRRLAASDWSPGLGWCLDVARTHPTGIKLGPGMDRDLIPHDVEAQWVSVDGSVVELVLWSGPLAREGVRRAALVVSGGRSHELTAAADAEDVPVRALGAFLHEPDGAVIRARLIGDAGRMLEAGMLDGRIAYLTGDSAVTSPFVQSFRVRETMPAHAKTINAALRAHDIGRLEIKKRGMDIDPATFRKRLSLRGSQEAVLILTRTPEGRIAILADRV; translated from the coding sequence GTGGAGATCTCCGAGCTGACGGCGCTGCTCACCCACGAAGGACTCGACCTGCTCGACGAGCTGGGATCGATCGGCTCCTCCGCGGAAGCGACCCGCGCCGTGTCGCGGCTGCGCGCCGCCGGGCACTCCCCCGACCTGGTCTCCGCGGTGGTCGGGCAGGCGCATCTGCGCGCGCGAGCGCAGGCGAAGTTCGGTGAGTTCGCCGCACGGATGCTGTTCACCCGGGCCGGTCTCGAACAGGCCACCAGGCTGAACGTCGCTTCCCTGCACGCGGCCCGCATGCGGCAGGCCGGCATCACCGAGGTCGCCGACCTGGGCTGCGGGATCGGCGGCGACAGCCTGGCCTTCGCCGGCGCGGGACTGAAGGTCACGGCGATGGACGCTGACGAGGTGACCGCGGGCATCGCGGCGTACAACCTGGCTCCTTTCGGAGAGGATGTCGACGTGCGCAGGGGCTTCGCCGAGGACGCCGTGGACGCGGGCCCGGCGACGCACCCGGGCACGCGGGCGGTGTGGCTGGACCCGGCCCGCCGCACGGCCGGGCACAGCGAGACGCGTCGGCTGGCGGCATCCGACTGGTCGCCGGGACTGGGCTGGTGCCTCGACGTCGCGCGCACGCACCCGACCGGCATCAAGCTGGGGCCGGGGATGGACCGCGATCTCATCCCCCACGACGTCGAGGCGCAGTGGGTGAGCGTCGACGGCAGCGTGGTCGAGCTGGTGCTGTGGAGCGGCCCGCTCGCCCGCGAGGGTGTCCGGCGCGCGGCACTCGTCGTCTCCGGCGGACGGTCGCACGAGCTGACGGCAGCGGCGGATGCCGAGGACGTGCCGGTGCGCGCCCTCGGCGCCTTCCTGCACGAGCCCGACGGGGCGGTGATCCGCGCGCGTCTCATCGGCGACGCGGGGCGGATGCTGGAGGCCGGCATGCTCGATGGGAGGATCGCGTATCTCACGGGGGACTCCGCGGTGACGAGCCCGTTCGTGCAGTCGTTCCGGGTGCGCGAGACCATGCCCGCGCATGCGAAGACCATCAACGCGGCGCTGCGCGCCCATGACATCGGCCGTCTGGAGATCAAGAAGCGCGGGATGGACATCGACCCCGCGACGTTCCGGAAGAGGCTCAGCCTGCGCGGCTCGCAGGAGGCCGTGCTGATCCTCACGCGCACTCCCGAGGGCCGCATCGCGATCCTCGCCGACCGGGTCTGA
- the tsaD gene encoding tRNA (adenosine(37)-N6)-threonylcarbamoyltransferase complex transferase subunit TsaD, translated as MTTEPLVLGIETSCDETGIGIVRGRRLLSNTIASSMDEHARYGGVVPEVAARAHLEALQPAIEQALAEAQVGLDDLDAIAVTSGPGLAGALMVGVGAAKGLAVSLDKPLYAVNHLVGHIAADILTSADHESEPLEYPTIALLVSGGHTSLLHVRDLTTDVELLGETVDDAAGEAFDKVARLLGLPYPGGPQIDRAAVGGDPRAIRFPRGLSKASDLARHRYDFSFSGLKTAVARWIERAEAAGQDIPTADVAASFREAVVDVLVTKALAACEDRGVPRLLLGGGVIANRRLREVALERAEAAGVTVRIPPLTLCTDNGAMIAGLAAELITGGRDASTLGFGADSTLPVTQIQVSPA; from the coding sequence ATGACGACTGAACCCCTGGTGCTGGGCATCGAGACCAGCTGCGACGAGACCGGCATCGGCATCGTGCGCGGCCGCCGGTTGCTGTCCAACACCATCGCCTCCAGCATGGACGAGCACGCCCGCTACGGCGGCGTCGTGCCCGAGGTCGCCGCCCGCGCGCATCTGGAGGCGCTGCAGCCGGCGATCGAGCAGGCGCTCGCCGAGGCGCAGGTGGGCCTCGACGACCTGGACGCCATCGCCGTCACGAGCGGACCGGGGCTCGCCGGGGCGCTCATGGTCGGCGTGGGAGCCGCGAAGGGCCTGGCCGTCTCGCTGGACAAGCCGCTGTACGCCGTGAACCACCTCGTCGGGCACATCGCCGCCGACATCCTCACCTCCGCCGACCACGAGTCGGAGCCGCTGGAGTACCCGACGATCGCGCTGCTGGTCAGCGGCGGGCACACCTCGCTGCTGCACGTGCGCGACCTGACGACGGATGTCGAGCTGCTCGGCGAGACCGTCGACGACGCGGCGGGCGAGGCGTTCGACAAGGTCGCGCGTCTGCTGGGTCTGCCCTATCCCGGCGGGCCGCAGATCGATCGGGCCGCTGTCGGCGGAGACCCGAGGGCCATCCGGTTCCCGCGCGGGCTGTCGAAGGCCTCCGATCTGGCCAGGCACCGCTACGACTTCTCGTTCTCCGGACTGAAGACCGCCGTCGCGCGCTGGATCGAGCGCGCCGAGGCGGCGGGTCAGGACATCCCCACCGCTGACGTCGCCGCGAGCTTCCGCGAGGCCGTCGTCGACGTGCTCGTCACGAAGGCGCTCGCCGCCTGCGAGGACCGCGGCGTGCCCCGACTGCTGCTGGGCGGCGGGGTGATCGCCAACCGTCGTCTGCGCGAGGTGGCGCTCGAGCGCGCCGAAGCGGCGGGCGTCACCGTGCGCATCCCGCCGCTGACGCTGTGCACCGACAACGGGGCCATGATCGCCGGCCTCGCTGCCGAGCTGATCACCGGCGGCCGGGATGCGTCGACCCTGGGCTTCGGCGCGGACTCGACCCTCCCGGTGACGCAGATCCAGGTGAGCCCGGCATGA